ATACCGAATATTGTTCCAATGTCTTTATCTTTAACAATTGGGCCAAATATATTTTGCGGAAGTTTTACTCTTACTTCGCCTACTTTTGATTTTAGTTCATCCCAAACGGGCTGTAGTTCATCCTGAGTGATATTGTCGTTCAGTTTTACAGTAATTACTGATAAGCCTGTTCTTGATTCACTTTCTATGGTTTTTACTTCCACCATTTCACGAATAGCTTCCTCCAGCACATCGGTAACTAAAGTTTCAACTTTTTGAGGGCCTGCACCCGGAAAATGCGTAACCACAGAAGCTATTCTGATGGTATAAGGAGGCATACTATTTCGGGATAAATCAAAGTAATTGATTATCCCCATAAGGCCTACAATAATAAAAACTATTATCGTTATCCTACTATTATTTAATGTGAGTTTTGTCAGATTCATCCGTTCTATCTAAAAATATCAATTAATTATTTTTTCACTAAAGACACTCTTCTTCCGTCGTACATAAAACTAAGTCCGGCAGTAATAATAGTCTCTTCCGTACTTAGTCCTTCCTTTATTTCATAACCTTCTGGCAAGAGTTTTCCAAGCGTAACATTCCTTCTTTTAGCCAAATAAATACCATCATCTTCAGCCTTTTTAAGAACATAAACAAAATCACCACCTTCATCGTGGGCAACCGCATCAGAAGGAATTACAATATATTCAGACATTTCAGTATTTTTTCTAAAAGCTATTTCGATAGTACATGCCATCCCCGGAAGTATTTGAGTTGATTGATTTACCAATCGGATGACCAGCGGATAGGTAGACGATCTGCTTGAACTCAGTCCAATCTCTGAAATTACGCCTTCAAAAGATTGATCCAATTTAGCGGAAAACTGCACCTTCACTTTTTGCCCGGTTTCAATATTCTGAACAAGATTTTCAGGAATAAAAGTATTTATTTCGATATCCTTATCCGATGAAAAGATTAGGACAGGCATACCGGCACCAACCATTTCATTTTCTTGTGCTAAGATTCTTGAAATAGAACCTGAAAATGGAGCTTTAAGCTTAGTATAACTCAATTGATTCTCAGCAGCAACTAACTGTGACTTAGAGATGCTCACCATAGATAAAGCCGTTTCGTATTGTGCCTTTGCTTTTTCAAAATCATTCAAAGAAGCATTGTTATTACCGTACAAAACTTCTATTCTCTCAAAACTTGATTTGGCAGCTGTTAATTGTACTTCTGCATTCTTTTTTGAAGCCAATGCTTTGTCATAATTAATCTTATAATCATCGCTATTTAGGTAAGCTAAAACTTCTCCTTCATTTACTCTTTCGCCCAATTTAAAATATCGTTTCTCGAGAATTCCACCAACTTTAAAACTTAGCTTTGCTTCATTCTGAGCTTTTGAGATACCTGCAAAATAACGCGTATCAGAAGTTGCAGACTCTGCAACTTTCTGGTAATATACGGGACGAATTACTTCTTTAGCTTCTTCTTTTCTGTTGCATCCAACAAACAATAATGCCAATACTATTATTCCTTGATATAATTTCATATCTGTTTACCTTTTACTAAATATTCTTGTATACGATTTATATACGTTTCTCTTTCTTTCTCAGTGCTTAAAAATGTAAATTTACCTTGTAGTCGCTCTATTTGAATATAATCCAGCACATATTGATAGTAGGCTATATTTGCCATATACTTTGTTTTAATCATTACGCTTTGTGCATCAATAAGTTGAATAAGATCGGCTACACCTTGCACATAGGCGTCTTGAACAATGTTAAAATTACCCTCTGCAGCTTTTGCAGCATTGTTTGATAATTCCAACTCTAAAAAGGAGGTTCTTAATTTTTGAACATTAGTCCTAATTCCACTTTCAAGCTGGTTTATTGTATTTTCTGTCTGAAAATCTAATTTATCCAGTTCAATCATTGATTTTTGCCTTTCGGCTACTTTTCTACCTCCTTCAAAAATGGGAATACTTAAACGAATTCCTGCATTCCAAGTAATATCATCAGGTGGTGGTGGAACGGGTAATTGCTGATTTACAATTACACCTTCTCTTACAAAAGCTTGATCTGCTCCCGCAAAAAGAGCAGCCTGAGGAATAAAAGATTGACGCTTATACATCAAGCTTTTTTGCTCTATTATTTCCTTATTTTTGGCTAATTGCTGTATTTCAGGAGAGTTCATTCTCATTTCATCAATTATAAAATCCGCATATTTCTCTGTTAATACTGGGTTCTCAAAAATCTTAGCCAATAAATCTTGGTTCAATACTATGCTCTTATCGATGCTGCTAGAATCGGGAATCTTAATATGCTCATCAATCGGCTTATTCAGTATTTGATTGATTTTATACATATTGCTTCTATACATTGTATAGGCATCATTCAGCTTCATTTTATTCATGTTAAGCTCACTTACCCAACGATTTACATCAGAAACACTAGTCTGCCCAATCTCTTTTCTTGCTTTTGCCAATTCAAGATTTTCCATTGTAGCATTCACATTTTCGTTTTGAATTAGCAAATTGCTTTTTGCAAATAACAAACCAACATAAACTCCTGATGTATTTGAGATAATATCCAGACTGGTTTTTTTATCAAAGATTTCCATATTATCTGCAAGCAGCTTTTTGATTGCGATATTGGCAATAACTTGTTCCGAGAAAATAACTTGTTTTAGTGATGCAGATCCCGTTATCGTAAACTCACCTCTTTGCCCCATCGATGCTTCTACAAGGTTTTCGCTTAAACCAAGACCTGTTCCTGAAACCTCTACTTGAGGAAGATAATTTGATTTGGCAATACGAACATCTTTTTCAGCCATTTTCACATCTTGCTTAGCCATTTTTCCTTGAATATTATTTTCAAGAGCTTCGGCGATAGCCATTCGTAAATTTAGTTCTTTACCCTTGGGGAAATTTGTAAGGTTAAGCAATATGGATTCATTAAGAATACTCCATTCGGGAAATTTATTGATAAGACGAACACTCTCCATATTAACAATGGGGACTTGGTTTACACCTTCGATATTTACTGAAACCTTTGCAGCATCCAATCCTTCGCTAATTTTTAATATACGTAAAGCTAACTGACGGCCTAATTGCTGAAAAGTAAATTCGGGACTTAGTGTAACCGTAGCTCCTTTTTCTAAATAATCAACACCGCTAACGGCCATTGAAGGAATAGTCTGCTTGTTAAGCTCTGTAAATAGTTTTTCTATTTCTGCTTGCGAATACCGTACCAATGGAAGCACAAAAGCAGCATCAGTATTTGATGGTAAATTTGATAAAGCTTCTAAACTACTATGTCCTGCCGAAACAAATGTTGCATTCAAATCAATTGCATTTTGTTTTAAATAATGCGTGATTTTCGGGAAGTTATCTTTAAAAGATTCCGGAACAATAATTGCTAAATGTTTGAT
This genomic stretch from Bacteroidales bacterium harbors:
- a CDS encoding TolC family protein; this encodes MVILWLVFSTTVIQAQSTLKIGICKDANSLELDQLTENFKSEIEALNLARLDLTFKELSAGWDSDIAKQNIQVLMDDPELDLVVTIGYISSNEIAKFTSFQKPVVAANIFDGEWQGLSLQEGKYTGVHNFTYIESFFNLKKDIISFSKMFEIKHLAIIVPESFKDNFPKITHYLKQNAIDLNATFVSAGHSSLEALSNLPSNTDAAFVLPLVRYSQAEIEKLFTELNKQTIPSMAVSGVDYLEKGATVTLSPEFTFQQLGRQLALRILKISEGLDAAKVSVNIEGVNQVPIVNMESVRLINKFPEWSILNESILLNLTNFPKGKELNLRMAIAEALENNIQGKMAKQDVKMAEKDVRIAKSNYLPQVEVSGTGLGLSENLVEASMGQRGEFTITGSASLKQVIFSEQVIANIAIKKLLADNMEIFDKKTSLDIISNTSGVYVGLLFAKSNLLIQNENVNATMENLELAKARKEIGQTSVSDVNRWVSELNMNKMKLNDAYTMYRSNMYKINQILNKPIDEHIKIPDSSSIDKSIVLNQDLLAKIFENPVLTEKYADFIIDEMRMNSPEIQQLAKNKEIIEQKSLMYKRQSFIPQAALFAGADQAFVREGVIVNQQLPVPPPPDDITWNAGIRLSIPIFEGGRKVAERQKSMIELDKLDFQTENTINQLESGIRTNVQKLRTSFLELELSNNAAKAAEGNFNIVQDAYVQGVADLIQLIDAQSVMIKTKYMANIAYYQYVLDYIQIERLQGKFTFLSTEKERETYINRIQEYLVKGKQI
- a CDS encoding efflux RND transporter periplasmic adaptor subunit, giving the protein MKLYQGIIVLALLFVGCNRKEEAKEVIRPVYYQKVAESATSDTRYFAGISKAQNEAKLSFKVGGILEKRYFKLGERVNEGEVLAYLNSDDYKINYDKALASKKNAEVQLTAAKSSFERIEVLYGNNNASLNDFEKAKAQYETALSMVSISKSQLVAAENQLSYTKLKAPFSGSISRILAQENEMVGAGMPVLIFSSDKDIEINTFIPENLVQNIETGQKVKVQFSAKLDQSFEGVISEIGLSSSRSSTYPLVIRLVNQSTQILPGMACTIEIAFRKNTEMSEYIVIPSDAVAHDEGGDFVYVLKKAEDDGIYLAKRRNVTLGKLLPEGYEIKEGLSTEETIITAGLSFMYDGRRVSLVKK